The sequence below is a genomic window from Paramisgurnus dabryanus chromosome 4, PD_genome_1.1, whole genome shotgun sequence.
TGATCCTCTTCCTCACCTGCTGGGTGCCGTACTTTACCTGTCGCTTCCTGAGGGCTATTTCTCCAGATGGATCAACGCTAAGATCGGGGGCGATCGGAGGCGCGTACGTGGCgctgttttttgtttacataaagAGCGCGCTCAACCCCATCCTGTACGTGTTTGCGGCCCGTGGACTAGGCCGCACCGTGCGCGCCTCGCTCCTGTCTACGTTCGAACGAGTCTTCAACGACGAATTTTCTGAGTCTATACGAAGAAAATCCTCACAAAGAAAAGACTCTCAGTTTTAGTATGAGTTTATGATGGGTCACTATACAAATGATCAGCTACTGGCTCCAGAACAGTGGAGGTCACATCACACCTGAACCTTCTGCTTGGTGTTCAGGAACTAGAAAAATGATTTTGGTATTGAGCAAATGGTGCAATATATGTGTTTCACATTACATCCAATTGACGCTCTACCTTCATTTTCAGTTTGTATAAAGCAATCAATATGTTTTTACCATCATGTAGCCTTTGCATCCCAAAGACAAAGCGTTCAAGAATCAAGCAGCGTGAAGAAGAGAACACTTTGTTCTGACTTTCAGATTCACTATTAATAAATCTAAAGGAATGTTCTTTTGATATCTGTACAAGTAGAAACATGGCCTTTAAAAGTACATCAGATTATTGGGGAAAcacttttcaatttttttaaagagcagATCACATATTAAAGCAAGAATGTGAACCGCACAACTGATGCAAATTAATCATGACCTGTCTTAACTCACCGGACAAGAATGTCACCATTGTAACATTGCACAATTAGTCATTTTAAAACCTATaagcattttatttgtttaacaaCTGCTGTTATCACAGAACAAAGTGTAAAGTTGGTGAATTGAATCATTTGTGATCTAGCTGTGATGTTTAAGTGTCAGGATTATCAGTCCAGGGCTGTGTCTTTATCTGTCTGTACTGCATCCACCTGTTTGTGTGCAAGCGTCAGGAACGCCTTCACATCCTCGACTACTGGATCTGTCTGAAGAGCTCGGACCACCGCACAGGGATTGGGTACCATCTTCATCATGTGCTCCTAAAGAACCAATCACACACGTTAGAAGAGTAGGTGATGATGACTTAGACAAGTATTCTTCCTTAGTGATGATATAAtaacttaaatatttacaataaagaataaaaattatttttattataaaagctTCAACTGAGATTGAAACCATGTAAACCATGATATGTTGCAattcattaaaatattaaaggcCAACTACCAAGTTGCTTTATTAATTTTTCCCTTATATTTGTTTTCTCAGATCCTCGTTTTGAATATGATCcgattaacaaaaaaaatattgcgGATGACTTTCACAACACTTCCAAATGTAGCAATGTTTAATGTCGAAACAGTGTTTCCTGAAAGCTTTGCACCAAGACTGTCTATACAGCTTTGTTATTGTTCcttaaaaagcaggcttgtgcACAATTCAGAATTGAATTGAGAATGACTCCTAAATTCCAATTCAATTCTTgaatttgaattgaattgaagtCAAAAACAGGATCTGGAATTACAATCCAAATTTGAATTAAAGGAAGCAGAATTGAAATTCAATAGAAATTCAATAGAAATTCATATACATATTATACAGTAAGTGAAGTGTTAAAAATGAAGCTTTCAGTATTATCTGTCAGATATTCTATAAATTATATTAGTTTGAACTACTTGTACAGATTACATTAAAAGGAAATGTTTTCCCcagcaaaaaactaaaaaaattattaagtttgatttttttttgtggaaCACGATGGAACATGACTtcatttcccagaatgctttactTTAACCAAGTATTTAAAATGGTTACCAAACGATTTTCCAAAGTAACTTTCCTAACACTGAATGTATGTGAGATTCTTTCTGTGAGATTCTTTGACTTTGGAATTTCTTTGAATTGCCATGAATTTAATTCCACTTCCTGTCATTCCAATTCCAATTAAAATTcaacttcctgttgggcggagtcaattcaattcaaattcCAATTCATGAATTGAATGAACGCCAATTCTAAAATTCTAAATTGTGCACAAGCCTGTTAAAAAGGTAAAAACTAGTTTCTCAGACTCAACATGAGAAACTGGCAAAGGTGTGAAAACCTCCTGTTATGTGTGACCTTTGCAGAAACTTACCACCGCTGTCTATTAACCACCAACCGCTTCTGCCTGAGAACATGACCATATATGTATATCTAGAAATtttgcgtttacatgcacagaataagtgaataactataaaaaaaaatcatgcatgtccatgcaaatcaataaaccagcAAAACAGAAAAATGCGTTTACATTGGATTAGGTCTCTGCCTATAGTCTTTTGAATGACAGAaatctgtcttaagctataGGCGACTGGTGTATCTCTTCTCaagtctgcagaacctgtaaatgtaacatgagctttaattttcacagtttctctgctAACTGCTTgagtcgagcggagactttaTGTGTTACTTTGTGCTTCCACGTGTGACGCGTTTATCTTTCAAATGctgagacatgcgcacatgaacAAAACTGCCGGAAAGCCGGATAGCGTGTTTATATTCAATGCCAAATCGGGGTAATAAGCAAAACTACCTGTGCCAGGTTTTTTTATGGGCTTTCCCagataaaagaaaacatgaCCCCACACACATTATAAATTTATGACGCGTAATCGGTGTAAGACAAGTTTAAGGACTAGATgctatttatttagattttgggATGAATTACAATTCAGACGTGTTTGAAACAGGCATTGTGAGATTTACACGACTACACGAGTAGAAATGTGCCTCATATCATAGGACTGGAGGTGATGTTGTACCTGTAGTGAGAGCTCATTGGCTGGGCGAGGCGGTAAAACAGGAAGACGCAGGACCGTTTCTTTAGACAGCTGAAGAAACTGAAAGAGATCTCAATACCATCACTCGCTATTCATTGGCATCGTATAATGTTATATTGCGAGCAAAACTCAAACCTCCTGTGCGttttcctcttcctcctctAGTTTACTTCTCATTGCCCGGCATTTCTTCTCTAAACTGTCCATCTTTACTTCCATCTCCTCAAGAGTGCCAACAATCGAGCTCAAGTTCTCCTAAACATACACAAAGATTATAAAgggtttattttataaacaaatgatGACAATGACTCGCTCACTGTGTGTCATCACCTGTAGAGTCTCAAGTGTCTTCTTGCCTTGCTCAGACTTTCTGCTCTCAGTTGAAAACTGACGGGAAACTTGAATTATGTCTCCATATTTCCTAGGGGGAACAGACAGCTGTGCACACTGAGCCAGAAAcctaaaaacacacaaaagcttaaatgttttattcatctcaaaagacagagagagaaggATTTCTATGCCCTTTGGCAAATTAATTTCATAATAACTGTACAAACGACTTCTCAAAGTGTGCATGACGAcacatttctatttttatatcaGGTATCAAATCAACTCCTGCACCATATTGATTACACAATTACActtaatatatgtataattGTGTCCAATAGGTAATCAAAAATAAGATTTGAACCTGTTTGTGTGCAAACAAGACTTTGTGAAAGAAGACTGTAAAATTTCCATTGCGAAAGGTATAAGCCAATACAATTTTCCCCAATTGCCTAAAACTACCCATGTGAAATAGTAGTACATATTCATAATGAACTTAAAGTGCTCTGTTTTCATGCattattttgtacttaatatactaaaaattcttctttagtacttcttaagattatctaagtATACGtatctgtgctattttgagacatcatgaatatgaactaaaatgcacttttaacataaTATCTCAGTATTAGTTAACACTTCTATTAAACTTTAATCCACTTTTCATACAAAGATGTGTTCAGCTTTACTACAAATGGTACCGAAATACATTTTAGCACATTTTTGGTGactcaaaatagcacagataAGTGCACTTAGaagaatttttagtatattaaccTCCTTAGAcctgagctttggtttgtcttttattttcagatttctttcagctattttggggtaaggatgaaccaataaatataataaccaaatatttttctttgaacatgaagcagtgtgaTTGTCCACATTTGTGTCATTCAGGTCTTGTGaagttaaaggggtcatatgatgaaatcAGACTTTCTCTATGTTAATGTGCTGTAATTGGGTCTCCggtgcttctgtcaacctagaacatgtgataaagatcaacccagtaacttagttttggttaacCATTCTCTGAAAATAGTTGACAGGACAGTTGAGATTCactttcaacaaaccaccattatggtgatcagtgtttgcatttcatcagctcatttgcattttaaatgacacacccaaaaacagtacatttttgctcacacctacaaagtgccaattttcacatcttataataaatgatctgtgggaaTTTTAAGCtcaaacttcacatatgtactctggggacactggCCCCTTTAAGTACAAAGTGTGCAAAAACAGAGCATTTTAAGTACACTTTGGAAGTGTActtctttttcacctgggtatatactagtcaacatttgaattggatcaaaaaagttaatcAAAGTTGTCCAAAGACAAGAACGGGTAACTTTTATGAAAgatttgtatgtatatatattctAGACCTTTTCTGACCTTGCAATCACacaatttaaatgaaatgtttttttatgtctATAGTAACACTAAGAGCAGCATTTCTTGTAAGTATCTTACTGATTTTTAAGAAGGTTGAGATGTTTCTGTGATTCATCTTTATCTTTGCTTTTCAGCGTCAGAACAGATCTGAAACAAAGACATGAAGACAAACTCAAATGCGACTATAAAGATGTTGAGGAACCATGGCATTGCAAATATAATGGTTGCATAAGGCAGCATTACTCACAGAACAGACAAATTCAACATGTTCTCAAGTGCCCGTAAAGAAGATTTGCTCAGACGCTTCCACGATTGATGACTTTTTTCATTTCTTGCCACGGCTGAAGTTTCATCAGGAAATAAGGAGGGTGAAGTAAACATTGAAACAGTAACATCATTACAATCTGCTGAAATCTTACATAAGAACTTACAGTAATTCAGACTCAAAAAGACTGAAAAATGATAGTCAGAATAACAACAAAACACACAAGAACTAAATGCAGATTCACACTGATCAGAAACCCCTGTTGGCAGAAGTTGGATTAAAGTACATCAGACTTTATAATGTTGAGGTCTGTTGTTGGTGTTGGACCAGTGTGAATTGGACTTAATGCTGTTTGGTGTCAAACGTGACTCAGGCATTTTGCTGCTTTTATAAACCTGTGTGTTTTTGCCCTGTTTAATGCTTAAGTGTTCATAGTCACGTCCACTTAGTGTAATGTAAACAGACGTGTTTAAGCTCAACTTATGTTTAGGCGTGCCTGTCACAGAATAACATAAGGATGAGTAAAAGATCATATTTTCAGTTAAACTAACTAATCCATGTCTAATTTGACAAACCTTGACAAGAACTTTGTTATCATCACCACGATGAGTTTGAAAATCATCTTTACTTACACAATGAGTCTCAAGTACAGACAGATCCCAGTTACACAACTTACTTCTGTTTCTGTCTGAATGTTCAGGGTCTGCAGTGCTGGCTTTACCCTTCtacaacacacaaacatcaaaTCTTTAATCATTCTGATAGATGTTTGATACTTAAAATTCATTTTGATATTTGGTTTTATTTCTAAATTCATACATCCACATGAATCATACtgctatatttatttaataacatCAGGAATGATATGACATGAATaatcaataaaataaacatactttagatCTTGTATTAGTCTTTTTCTGTGTGGTTCCTCTGGGTTGTTGTGTTGAAGCCCTGCTGGACCCTCGAGATGCCTTCATGATCACCTTCAAAACTGTGGTTTACATACAAGTTAGGGCTCTGTCACATTATCTGACAGCTACACAGTACACAAATCACAATAACAATATTATTACGATTAGTTTTTAGTATCGTTTTATTTTTCTccgttgttttttttttgttttgttttttggccTGTGAATTATAAAGACTTAGATGTTTGTACATTTTAATTGGAGCTGAATCATTTCCCGGACTGGGTTTAGAATAATCCAGGACTAcgccttagttattttaggacaaTACAGTCGTTttaacaaacaaaccttacaaaaaacattactggtgttcaaaacaatggcactgatgttAAGAATGCATTTAAGTCTTCCCTGTCGGGAAATCGCCCCTATACCGATAACCGTGGGCCGGTTACACCACGGTTATTAACGATACTTCTGTATTATGACACAATTAATACACATCATATGACCTGATTTATTCAGTctgaaatgtataaataaacagACTAGACTATAAACTTGATCGCTGATGTAATACAACACGTGACACTAACAAAAATAGGTGTCATGTTGAGAGTTTTTTGCCCCAAACTTACATGACATCGAAACTATAGTAAAAAACTAACCATGCTACAAAGGTTAAATGATGGTAATTACTATGGTAATTTATCCCAGTATTACAGTT
It includes:
- the cenpq gene encoding centromere protein Q, which produces MKASRGSSRASTQQPRGTTQKKTNTRSKKGKASTADPEHSDRNRTVARNEKSHQSWKRLSKSSLRALENMLNLSVLSVLTLKSKDKDESQKHLNLLKNQFLAQCAQLSVPPRKYGDIIQVSRQFSTESRKSEQGKKTLETLQENLSSIVGTLEEMEVKMDSLEKKCRAMRSKLEEEEENAQEFLQLSKETVLRLPVLPPRPANELSLQEHMMKMVPNPCAVVRALQTDPVVEDVKAFLTLAHKQVDAVQTDKDTALD